From a single Paenibacillus sp. FSL W8-0426 genomic region:
- the recN gene encoding DNA repair protein RecN produces the protein MLVTLSIRNLAVVEEVDVVFHPGFHVLTGETGAGKSIIIDALGMIAGGRSSADLIRYGCEKAEMEALFELESNHPVWETLEKLGIQCDPEEHLVIRRELNTQGKSTSRINGQLVNLTMLREVGEKLINIHGQHEHQSLLRAESHLGLLDTYGAAVIGSVKAEYQRRYSEFVTAEKELRALQESSQRAYQLLDMYRFQLEEIAAASLTGGEDELLAEERVKLSHSEKMMDTVAGAYELLSGQRGLEAVSIALSRLEDVSGYDTKGIQPIVEQLQSAYYLLEDVAFQLRDYRDKIEFNPGRLEEVEQRLNLITGLRRKYGDTVEQILKYYEQISHETDQLENKDERLEKLRAKRDKLLQRVLESAEELSKVRKQCAEELATQVESELKDLQMERTSLRVQITPFEDPKGIEWNGRRIRLTRQGADNAEFLISPNPGEPLRPLGKIASGGEMSRIMLAMKSIFARHDRIPVLIFDEVDTGVSGRAAQSIAEKLFRLSSTCQVFSITHLPQVACMADHQYLIEKHVMDGRTMTQVESLSNEGRVKEMARMLGGVEITEKTLHHAQEMLNLAEAKKGGNERLA, from the coding sequence ATGTTGGTTACTTTATCGATTCGTAATCTGGCCGTGGTTGAAGAGGTGGATGTGGTATTTCACCCCGGATTTCACGTTCTTACAGGGGAAACTGGGGCCGGGAAATCGATTATCATCGATGCGCTCGGCATGATCGCCGGCGGGCGGAGTTCGGCTGACCTCATTCGTTATGGATGTGAAAAAGCCGAAATGGAGGCATTGTTCGAGCTGGAGTCGAACCACCCGGTGTGGGAAACGCTTGAGAAATTGGGCATTCAATGCGATCCGGAGGAACATCTCGTCATTCGACGAGAGTTGAACACACAAGGCAAGAGCACATCACGGATTAATGGACAACTTGTTAATCTGACCATGCTGCGCGAAGTGGGCGAGAAGCTGATCAATATTCATGGTCAGCATGAACATCAGAGCCTGCTTCGGGCAGAGAGTCATTTAGGTCTGCTGGATACATACGGAGCAGCAGTAATTGGGTCGGTCAAAGCCGAATACCAACGGCGGTACAGTGAATTCGTGACAGCTGAAAAGGAACTGCGGGCACTTCAGGAGTCCAGCCAGCGGGCATACCAGCTGCTCGATATGTACCGTTTTCAGTTGGAGGAAATTGCAGCGGCATCCTTGACCGGGGGCGAAGATGAATTGCTCGCCGAAGAACGGGTCAAACTATCCCACAGCGAGAAAATGATGGACACGGTTGCGGGTGCATATGAACTGCTGAGCGGTCAGCGCGGATTGGAAGCGGTCAGCATTGCGCTATCCCGTCTGGAAGATGTCTCAGGATATGATACCAAAGGCATCCAGCCGATCGTAGAGCAGTTGCAATCCGCCTATTATTTGCTTGAAGATGTTGCATTCCAACTTAGGGACTATCGTGACAAAATCGAATTCAATCCCGGCAGGCTGGAAGAAGTTGAACAAAGGCTAAACCTGATTACCGGCCTTAGAAGGAAATACGGAGATACCGTAGAACAAATTCTGAAATATTACGAGCAGATCAGTCACGAAACCGATCAGCTTGAAAATAAGGACGAACGTTTGGAGAAGCTTCGGGCAAAGCGGGATAAGCTGCTTCAACGGGTGCTCGAATCCGCCGAGGAGCTGAGCAAGGTTCGAAAGCAATGTGCGGAAGAACTGGCAACCCAAGTGGAAAGCGAGCTTAAGGATTTGCAAATGGAGCGGACGTCGTTACGGGTCCAAATTACGCCATTCGAAGATCCCAAAGGCATTGAGTGGAATGGGCGACGGATTCGCCTAACCCGCCAAGGCGCGGACAATGCAGAATTCCTCATTTCGCCGAATCCGGGAGAGCCGCTGCGGCCTCTTGGCAAAATTGCTTCAGGTGGAGAAATGTCGAGGATCATGCTCGCCATGAAGAGCATTTTTGCGCGCCACGATCGTATTCCCGTACTTATTTTTGATGAAGTGGATACGGGGGTCAGCGGAAGAGCGGCACAATCCATCGCCGAGAAATTATTCCGGCTCTCCTCGACATGCCAAGTGTTCTCGATTACGCATTTGCCTCAAGTAGCCTGCATGGCTGATCACCAGTATTTGATCGAAAAACACGTCATGGACGGACGCACAATGACTCAAGTGGAGTCACTATCCAATGAAGGGCGCGTCAAGGAAATGGCACGTATGCTCGGCGGCGTCGAAATTACCGAGAAAACGCTCCATCATGCACAGGAAATGCTCAATTTGGCGGAAGCCAAAAAAGGGGGAAACGAGCGGCTGGCGTAA
- the spo0A gene encoding sporulation transcription factor Spo0A, which yields MQKIEVLLADDNREFTNLLAEYISEQEDMEVSGVAYNGEEVLQMLEQSRNVPDVLILDIIMPHLDGLGVLERLRSLNLTPQPKVIMLTAFGQENITQRAVQLGASYYILKPFDMEVLANRVRQLVGTQTTVSSNSSSSSSSFVNKSNVVPMGKHKNLDASITSIIHEIGVPAHIKGYQYLREAITMVYNNIEILGAITKTLYPAIAEKFKTTPSRVERAIRHAIEVAWTRGNIDSISHLFGYTINISKSKPTNSEFIAMVADKLRIEHKVS from the coding sequence TTGCAAAAAATCGAGGTGTTGCTTGCTGATGATAACCGTGAATTTACGAATTTGCTCGCTGAATATATATCGGAGCAGGAGGATATGGAAGTATCCGGCGTAGCATACAACGGCGAAGAGGTATTGCAAATGTTGGAGCAATCACGCAACGTCCCTGACGTATTGATCCTGGATATCATTATGCCGCATTTGGATGGACTTGGCGTTCTGGAGCGGTTGCGCAGCTTGAATCTTACGCCTCAGCCCAAAGTCATCATGCTGACGGCTTTCGGACAAGAGAACATCACGCAGCGCGCCGTGCAGCTCGGTGCTTCTTATTACATTTTGAAGCCGTTTGACATGGAAGTGCTTGCGAATCGGGTGCGTCAATTGGTGGGAACCCAAACTACAGTTTCTTCCAATTCCAGCAGCAGTTCATCTTCGTTCGTGAACAAGTCCAACGTGGTGCCCATGGGCAAACACAAAAATTTGGATGCAAGCATTACGTCCATCATACATGAAATCGGCGTTCCAGCGCATATTAAAGGATATCAGTATTTGCGCGAAGCGATTACGATGGTGTACAACAATATTGAAATTTTAGGTGCCATCACCAAAACACTCTATCCAGCCATTGCCGAAAAATTCAAAACGACGCCTTCCCGCGTGGAACGCGCCATCCGCCATGCGATTGAAGTCGCCTGGACACGCGGCAACATCGACTCGATCAGCCATTTGTTTGGTTACACCATCAACATCAGCAAGTCGAAGCCAACGAACAGCGAGTTCATCGCGATGGTGGCCGACAAGCTGAGAATTGAGCATAAGGTGTCGTGA
- the spoIVB gene encoding SpoIVB peptidase has protein sequence MKSPLRKKFLGLLFAFFLCVISQVIQPVQNFASLPDEVQVFAGRRADLHFAVPATSSAVVDRPDIVGLDGQGQNQAVHVTKQQPLHLHPQQTGHARLTLKLWGKIPLKTVDVNVIPDLRIVPGGQTIGVKVKSAGILVVGHHLVRSGPDQRFSPGEEAGIKLGDLITHMDGKKLEGVSGVAEAVERAGKSKKGIDVVLKRGGQTVKTRLNPAYDAEDQAWRLGLYIRDSAAGVGTLTFYAPDQGVYGALGHVITDMNTQTSIVVGSGQIVQSNVTSISKSESGDPGEKRAHFLKESKILGNIERNTAFGIFGKMSANPEHSLYSKGIPVAFSHEVKEGPAEILTVVDGQQVERFSIDIVHVADQKVPATKGLVLRITDPKLIQKTGGIVQGMSGSPIVQDGKLVGAVTHVFVNDPKSGYGCFIEWMLQDAGVMMNKDEAKNLKAG, from the coding sequence TTGAAATCCCCCCTCAGGAAGAAATTTCTAGGTCTTTTATTTGCCTTCTTTCTATGTGTGATCAGCCAGGTGATTCAGCCTGTGCAAAATTTCGCTTCATTGCCTGACGAAGTGCAGGTTTTTGCGGGCAGGCGGGCGGATCTGCATTTTGCGGTACCTGCGACTTCCAGTGCAGTTGTAGATCGTCCGGACATTGTCGGTCTGGATGGTCAAGGGCAGAATCAAGCCGTGCACGTAACGAAGCAGCAACCATTGCATCTTCACCCTCAGCAGACGGGCCATGCCAGATTAACGCTGAAGCTGTGGGGCAAAATCCCGTTAAAAACGGTCGATGTAAACGTCATTCCCGATCTGCGCATCGTTCCCGGCGGCCAAACGATCGGCGTCAAAGTGAAGTCGGCGGGCATTCTTGTCGTAGGCCATCACCTTGTCCGATCCGGGCCAGACCAACGCTTTTCCCCGGGGGAAGAAGCAGGCATCAAGCTTGGTGACCTGATCACTCACATGGACGGGAAAAAGCTTGAAGGCGTTTCAGGAGTAGCCGAAGCTGTGGAACGTGCGGGCAAAAGCAAAAAAGGCATTGATGTAGTGCTGAAGCGTGGCGGGCAAACGGTCAAAACCAGACTTAATCCAGCTTATGACGCAGAAGATCAAGCCTGGAGACTGGGCCTGTATATTCGCGACTCAGCAGCAGGGGTAGGAACATTGACCTTTTATGCTCCCGATCAAGGCGTATACGGCGCTTTGGGACATGTCATTACCGACATGAATACGCAAACGTCTATCGTTGTTGGCAGTGGTCAAATTGTGCAATCGAACGTAACGTCAATCTCCAAAAGCGAATCGGGCGATCCGGGCGAGAAACGAGCTCATTTCCTAAAGGAAAGCAAAATTTTGGGCAATATCGAAAGAAACACGGCATTCGGCATTTTTGGTAAAATGTCGGCCAATCCTGAGCACAGCTTGTATTCCAAGGGCATTCCCGTGGCATTTTCCCATGAAGTCAAAGAAGGACCTGCCGAAATTTTAACGGTTGTTGATGGACAGCAGGTCGAACGTTTCTCCATAGATATCGTACATGTAGCCGATCAAAAAGTCCCTGCAACGAAAGGTCTTGTACTCAGAATTACCGATCCGAAGCTGATTCAGAAAACCGGGGGCATCGTTCAAGGGATGAGCGGTAGTCCGATCGTTCAAGATGGCAAACTTGTCGGAGCGGTTACCCATGTCTTTGTGAACGACCCCAAGTCCGGCTATGGCTGTTTCATCGAATGGATGCTTCAGGATGCCGGCGTCATGATGAATAAGGATGAAGCAAAAAATCTTAAGGCTGGATAA